A window of Blautia argi genomic DNA:
AGCCATATCCAGAATTTCCTTTTCCCTCTGAGTAATTTCCAGATATTCTTTCTTTTCGATAAGGTTTTTGCCTTCCAGACTGGCAAACATAGATACCTTTTCCGGTACATATTCCTGAAGAATATCCAGTGCTGTGTCCGCCAGAGCAGCATTTTTTTCAAATGCACTTCTCTCTTCCTGGGTATTTACCATCTGAAAGCCTTCTTCCTCACTCTCAAATCCGGAAACCTCCATAAGACCCATGGACTGAATTTTCTCCAAAATGGCTTTTCTGTCCTTTTTCAGCGCGCAGATACTGACTTTTTGCATCTGCAATACTGCCATATTCGCATCACTCCTTTATTTTCTGTTTTTGTTGACAGCTTCATACCAGACTCGCAATAACGGTCTGTACTGCCTTCTCTTCTTTTTCCTTTGCAGTTTTTCTTATTTCTGCAATTTCCCGTTCTGCCGATTCCAGAGCTTCCGCAAGTCTTCTCTCTCCGGCAGCCTGCGCAGTTTCTCTGGCTGCTTTTGCCTTCTCCTGCGCCTGTTCAATCATAGCGGCTTTCGCCTGTTCCGTTTCCTGCCTGGTCTGCTCGAGAAGCTGCGTCCCCTGTCCTTTTGCATGGGCTGTAATCTCCTCTGCTTCCTGTTCAGTTTTCCGGATTTCCCTGATTGTTTCTTCTACCACAGTATCACCACCTTCGCATAGTTTGATATTACTATGAATTATGCATTTTGTCAATTTAATAACGAATTTTGTATACTTTCTCGCTAATTTTATGAAAGCCTCCATTTATTTTAAAAGACAAAAAGAGAGATTGTGTTGATTTTGTACAATCTCTCCCTTTATCTTTTGTATAATGTAACAAATTATCATATTAGCAAAGCGCTTCTTTTATTCACTTTCACACCACCGCTTTATTCATATAAATAATTAGCATATTCCGATGAATTTACATTCGTACTGTCAATCCACTGGTACCCTGTATTTATAAACTTGTCATTCTCCAGTCCCAGGTCTGCACGAACACCGGCAATCACTGTGGCATATCCCATTCCGTAAGGATTCTGCACAAAGGTTCCAAGCTCTGTCTTTTCCTTAACAGCGCCAATCTGTTTCTTTCCGGCATCAAATCCTATAATGGAAATTTCTTTACCAGAAGCCTTTACTATGTCCAGAACATCATTTGCCGCAAATTCATTGGTACAGTAGTAGCCTTTTAATTCCGGATAGAGCACCAAAACTGCTTCTGCCATTTCTGCCATACTGTGTTCCCCATTTTCATGAGAAATATTGACAATCTCTATCTCCGGGTGATTCTTTGTTATTTCCTCTGTAAAACCTTTTTCCCTGTCCTGACTGCTCTTAGAAGTTTCTGCATGAGCCATGACAGCTATCTGACCTTTGTTTCCAACCGCCTCTGCCATTTTCTTTGCAGCCTCTGCTCCTGCCGCATAATTATCTGTAGCGCAAATGGTATTGACAAGGTCGCTCTCCACGCCGGAATCCAGAATCACCACAGGGATTTCATTTCCCATGGCTTCCTCAAGCTGTGCGCTGCAGGATTCCATATCTATGGCTGACAGACATAAAACAGAAGGATTTTCTGCCAGAACTGCATCAATAGTATTAATCTGGCTCTCCACGTCCAGCTCGTCTGTCGGACCTTCAAAGGATAGTTTAACCTTATCCTCTCCTTTGTATCCCATCTTTTCATTCAAATCCTTTACCGCAGCTGTCATACCTTTTTTTACAGTCTGCCAGAAAGCGGATTTTGTATTTTTTACCACCACTGCAATATGGCTTCCCGGCACTGGATTCAGTTCCTCTAAGGAAGTATAGTCAACTGTTCCTGCCTGTTTTAAGACCTGCATGGTCAAATCCTGTGACATATCCGTTTTCTCATTTTGCTCTTCTTTTACCTCTTCCTTATTCTTTTGAGCATCGTCCCTCTCCCCGGATTCCTCCTGAGTTTTTTCCTGTTCTTTATCTGTTTCTTCCGGATTGTCCTTGTTTTCTTTGTCCTGCTTTCCGTTTATTTGACTCTCTTCTGTCTTACTTTCCTCTGTCTTACTCTCTTCTGTCTTATCTTCCTGCTCTGCCTGTGCCTGAGCATTGTTTTCTTCGTCTGTATCTGCCCCGGATTTCCCGCATGCGCTGACACTTCCCAGAGCCAGCACGGCACATAAAAAAATCACCGTTAGCTTTTTCATGATTTTACCTGCCTTTTACAACAATTTATCTTTGGATTTAAACTACGTTTCCATTATACACGAAAGCCCTTATTAGTCCATAGCTATTCCCCTTTGTTTATAAAATTTTTTGAAATTGTAAAGATAAGCAAAGCAGAGAAAGGTCCCAGAATAAATCCTGTACCTCCGTATACAAACAGACCTGCGTACACAGAAAATAATACCAGAAGCGGCGACACACCTACATGATTCCCGATGAATTTCGGCTCCAGAAGCTGACGCACCACCGCGGTAATTCCATATAGAACAAGAAACCCGATTCCCTGAAACTGATTTCCCATAAGAATTTGAAAAACCGCCGCAGGTACCAGAAACAAACCTGTCCCTAAAACCGGAAATGCATCTAAAATACCAAGCGCCAGACCATAGCCAAAAAAGTGACGAACTCTTAAAATCCACAGTCCTGCCACACACAGCAGACAAATCACAGTCATAATCTTTATCTGTGCCTTAAAATACTGTGTCATACTTTGAAATAATTCCCGTATCAGTTGCCTGGTTTTCATAAAAAACGGCTGTTTTTCCAAAAAACCCCTGATTTTTTCTCTTTCCTGCAAAAACAAAACAGCAGAAACAATTCCCACCATAAGCATACCTACTACAAATACACAGCAACGAATGGAGTCCACTGCAGTGTCCATTCCCCGCCCGTCCTGAAAAAAATAATTTCCCAATTCTTCTATATGACAATAAAAATAAGAGCTGCTTTTCTCTGCCGGAATTCCGGTCATACGCTCCACACCTTTACAGCACTGTGCAAGCAATGCGTCCATCTGGCTCTTTAGAACCGGATAATACCGCAGACACTCCCCGATTCTCCCTGTAAGATACTGCACTCCTGCCAAAAGTCCCCAGGCGGCCCCACAAATAATCAGAAGAATCAAAACTCCTCCAATACCTGTTTTTGTCACATGCAGAGCCTTTCCCACTCTGCTCTCTGCCAGACGGGAGGCGGTTGGATAAACGAGCTCTGCCAAAAGCCAGCCGCACAAAAAAGGGAGCAGCACAGGCAACAGATATCTCATTCCCAGAAATACCCCCAGTGTCACTCCCATAATCATCAAAATTTTTCTCCGGTTCATCTGCTGTTCCTCCCATACTTTCATTTATCCTGTTATTCATAGTATGGTGAAACAAAACCTTCCTATACTATAGGAAAGTTTCCAACCGGTTTTACCTGAAATTCCATTTTTTTCTTTGTTTTCGGGTGAAAAAACGAAACCTTATAGGCACATAAAGAAATCTGCTGCCACTCTTGCTGCTTTGTTGCTTCTTTATTATATTTCGTATCCCCGAACAAAGGCATTCCCGCATGTGCCATCTGTACCCGTATCTGATGATGACGCCCTGTGAGAAGGTGAATCTCTACCAGACTGCCCTCCTCTGTTTCCTGCAAAACACGGTAAACAAGTTCTGCTCTTTTACTTATAGGTGTTTTATTTTCTACGACTCTGGAGGTATTGGTTCTTGCATCTTTTTCCATTTCATTTACCAGATGTGCTTCCTTTTTCTCCGGTTTCCCCTGGACATACGCCAGATATCTTTTTTCCATTTTTCCCTGCTGTATCTGCTGATTAAGTTTTGCTGCGCTTTCTTTATTTTTTGCGAACACAAGAATCCCCTGCACCGGCTGATCCAGACGGTGAATCACTGCCACATATGCCTGCTCTCCCTTTCCCGCCAGATAATTTCTCAGAAGGCTTTCCAAATCCATAGTCCCCATTCTTCTGCTCTGCACCGGAAAACCTGCCGGCTTGTGGCAAACCAGCAAATCTTCATCTTCATATAATATGATATCTTCTGCTTTTATCTCTTTCATTATAACCCCGTATCTCATTTTTTCTTTTATCATAACACAAAAATCGAACAACCGCTATATCTTCACCTTTTCTGATATAACGGTTGTTCTAATGATCTGCGTTATTCAATTTTCTTTTTTCCTTTCTTTCTAAACTTCTAAATTGACATTTATAAGTTAAAGAACCAACGATTTTCTTTTTCCCCATTTGATAAATTCCTATAGAATTTATTGAAAGTTTCTATCAATCTATATATTAAGATAATAACAAGTTTCTGAATAAATAGTTCGGGCTATTTATTTTCAAAGCCTTTCTTTATACATTTCTTTTGAATATAACGTATCTTTTCAGATTCACGGAATACAACAGGTTTATTTCAACGAATACAACTCATCATACTACTTTACTCGTTATACTTTCAAATGATGTATAAATACTTTGCCCTTTTAAAATATATTTCTTTACATATATTTTAAAACCTTCTTATTACTTTTGTGGTAAATGTTCAATATGAGGACATTTTTGATATTTACCTGAAATCTTTTCCTTCATTTTATATTCTTATTATTATGAGGAGTTATTTTTTCATCTGCTTTTCAGGTCTTTCCGAGGGGATTTCTATGCCTTACCACTCTCATATTGATAATTAGATTCTTTCACTTCCACTGGACTGAACCTCCTTATCCGTATTCAAAAACCCTTTCACCTTTTATTACCTTTGTCCTTGGTACTTTATCATTATCTTTATCACTTATTTTGTATTCTCCGTACACCTAAAGTTTTTTCATAATGATTTTTCTTTTGTACCTTGTAGCCAACTTTAAAATTGATTTCTCGTTTCAAATTTTAAATTGGATATGAAGTAATGTTATAAGGTGTTTTGTTTTTTGTTGATTTTATAATACACCAACCGCCTGTATTTGTCAATATATTTTTTCAAAAAAAGTTTTATTTTTTTATATTTTTATTTCATATTTTATTTAAGCTGTAAATTAATATTATTTTTCAGAATTGTGTATTCAATTTTATTTTTTCACAAATTCACAGAAAATTACATAACTAAAGCTGCTCTTGCCTTTTGTGTCAGCTCCTTTCCTCCCGCCGCATACCATTCTTTCACAAAGGTATCAAAATAGCCCACCGGCTTTTCTCCACAGACAATCTGTATAAAGGTTTGCTGCTCCAGCTTTAAAAGATTTTCTTCCGCCTTTAATCCCTCTCCCGAAAGAGGCAAAGGCTGGCGGCTTTTAAAACCTAAGTCTACCAGTGCCCCTACGGCTGTGATACGTGAAGTATAAGCAGCCCACGCATTTGCCGTTGTCAAACTTCCGTTTAAATAAGCTTTGCAGGTATCATAATAAGACTTTTCCAGTCCTGTTAAAGAAGACGGAGGCTTTTCTCCATTCAACGCATTTCGAATGTTCTCCGTTGTCTGATACAAAGTGTCACGATAATCTACGTTAATATTCAAAGGTCTTGCCGTGGGATCTACATTTAAAGAAAAATATTCGTTTACTTCATTTGCCCCTTTGTCATCATAACGAGAATAGTCAAAAATTACGCTGATATATTTTGCCACGATTTCCGGATGCTCATATCCCTTTCGCACGACCACATACATCCTGTCTTCAAAGGTTTCATATTCCTGCAAAACATTTTCATCCTGTTTTGTAAAGAAATAAGGCTTCCATTCTGCTTCCCTGTCATAGTCATAAGACTCCATCAAAGGATTGTTTGGCGCCCACCACTTTCCAAAAAAAGCTCCGCATTTGCCGTTTTTGATTAAGTCCTCTATATTCTGTGAGGTCCGAAGAAGAAATCTCTTATCCAGCACACCTCTTGTATACAATATATTCAAATACTCCAAGGCTGCTTTACATTCTTGTGTTACAGAACCGTATACCATTTCTCCCCCTGCATCCTGCACCCACTTTCTGGGGTTTGCATGAAACATGGAAAAAATCCCGTCAGCAGAATAGGTTTCACTGCTTCCTGCCACCAGTTCCGGCGTACAAGCAAGCCCAATAGTTTCTCCATTGCCTGCTGCATCTTGATTGACAAATTCTAAAATACAGTCCATTGCTTCGTCCATGTCGGCAGGTTCTTCCAGTCCCAGCTTGTCTATCCAGTCTTTTCGCATCCATAGAAACGTTGGACCGTGGTCGATAACCGTATCCGGAAATCCATAAAGTTTTCCCTCATACTTTCCTGAATTTAAAAGTGCATCTGTATAACTGGCATACATATCTTTAATTCGCCATGTGGTACATTCCTCGTAAACCTCAGTCAAATCCTCTATCATATCTGCCTCTGCCAGCTTTTGCACGGTTTCCTGTCCTTTCACCACCATAATATCCGG
This region includes:
- a CDS encoding ATP synthase subunit B family protein, which encodes MVEETIREIRKTEQEAEEITAHAKGQGTQLLEQTRQETEQAKAAMIEQAQEKAKAARETAQAAGERRLAEALESAEREIAEIRKTAKEKEEKAVQTVIASLV
- a CDS encoding ABC transporter substrate-binding protein, which produces MKKLTVIFLCAVLALGSVSACGKSGADTDEENNAQAQAEQEDKTEESKTEESKTEESQINGKQDKENKDNPEETDKEQEKTQEESGERDDAQKNKEEVKEEQNEKTDMSQDLTMQVLKQAGTVDYTSLEELNPVPGSHIAVVVKNTKSAFWQTVKKGMTAAVKDLNEKMGYKGEDKVKLSFEGPTDELDVESQINTIDAVLAENPSVLCLSAIDMESCSAQLEEAMGNEIPVVILDSGVESDLVNTICATDNYAAGAEAAKKMAEAVGNKGQIAVMAHAETSKSSQDREKGFTEEITKNHPEIEIVNISHENGEHSMAEMAEAVLVLYPELKGYYCTNEFAANDVLDIVKASGKEISIIGFDAGKKQIGAVKEKTELGTFVQNPYGMGYATVIAGVRADLGLENDKFINTGYQWIDSTNVNSSEYANYLYE
- a CDS encoding AI-2E family transporter, with product MNRRKILMIMGVTLGVFLGMRYLLPVLLPFLCGWLLAELVYPTASRLAESRVGKALHVTKTGIGGVLILLIICGAAWGLLAGVQYLTGRIGECLRYYPVLKSQMDALLAQCCKGVERMTGIPAEKSSSYFYCHIEELGNYFFQDGRGMDTAVDSIRCCVFVVGMLMVGIVSAVLFLQEREKIRGFLEKQPFFMKTRQLIRELFQSMTQYFKAQIKIMTVICLLCVAGLWILRVRHFFGYGLALGILDAFPVLGTGLFLVPAAVFQILMGNQFQGIGFLVLYGITAVVRQLLEPKFIGNHVGVSPLLVLFSVYAGLFVYGGTGFILGPFSALLIFTISKNFINKGE
- a CDS encoding RluA family pseudouridine synthase, giving the protein MKEIKAEDIILYEDEDLLVCHKPAGFPVQSRRMGTMDLESLLRNYLAGKGEQAYVAVIHRLDQPVQGILVFAKNKESAAKLNQQIQQGKMEKRYLAYVQGKPEKKEAHLVNEMEKDARTNTSRVVENKTPISKRAELVYRVLQETEEGSLVEIHLLTGRHHQIRVQMAHAGMPLFGDTKYNKEATKQQEWQQISLCAYKVSFFHPKTKKKMEFQVKPVGNFPIV
- a CDS encoding extracellular solute-binding protein, whose product is MNKKLFWGIVVTAIIIFGMLFFSMKKESVKEESPKTDNNAKWQEAVHTPYGKYPETVTYTLGKISGGNHSNLPAGDTYEDNGYTRYLKRMLNIQNKDVFELEDGNQYEEAVEIAIKDNHLPDIMVVKGQETVQKLAEADMIEDLTEVYEECTTWRIKDMYASYTDALLNSGKYEGKLYGFPDTVIDHGPTFLWMRKDWIDKLGLEEPADMDEAMDCILEFVNQDAAGNGETIGLACTPELVAGSSETYSADGIFSMFHANPRKWVQDAGGEMVYGSVTQECKAALEYLNILYTRGVLDKRFLLRTSQNIEDLIKNGKCGAFFGKWWAPNNPLMESYDYDREAEWKPYFFTKQDENVLQEYETFEDRMYVVVRKGYEHPEIVAKYISVIFDYSRYDDKGANEVNEYFSLNVDPTARPLNINVDYRDTLYQTTENIRNALNGEKPPSSLTGLEKSYYDTCKAYLNGSLTTANAWAAYTSRITAVGALVDLGFKSRQPLPLSGEGLKAEENLLKLEQQTFIQIVCGEKPVGYFDTFVKEWYAAGGKELTQKARAALVM